In a genomic window of Phalacrocorax aristotelis chromosome 8, bGulAri2.1, whole genome shotgun sequence:
- the AGRP gene encoding agouti-related protein — protein sequence MLNVLLLCCGLLQGTQAILTTDLGHGHLQKVRGGPEGTDRARYSTLLRKFKEVSAEPVGALPKLGFEQMALAVQEADGDLVQRGGMLEPQASSTELQAAGREERSPRRCVRLLESCLGHQVPCCDPCATCYCRFFNAFCYCRKISTSFPCGKN from the exons ATGCTGAacgtgctgctgctgtgctgtgggctgctgcaggggacCCAGGCCATCCTCACCACCGACCTTGGCCACGGCCACCTGCAGAAGGTGCGTGGTGGGCCGGAGGGGACAGACAGAGCCCGCTACTCCACCCTCCTACGGAAATTCAAGGAGGTCTCTGCGGAGCCAGTGG GAGCTCTCCCCAAGCTGGGGTTTGAGCAGATGGCCCTGGCGGTCCAAGAAGCTGACGGTGATCTGGTGCAGAGAGGTGGCATGCTGGAACCGCAG GCATCATCCACAGAACTGCAAGCTGCGGGACGAGAAGAGCGCTCCCCCCGCCGCTGTGTCCGCCTCCTGGAGTCCTGCCTCGGGCATCAGGTCCCCTGCTGCGACCCCTGTGCCACCTGCTACTGCCGCTTCTTCAACGCTTTTTGCTACTGCAGAAAAATCAGCACCAGTTTCCCCTGCGGCAAGAACTAG